The genomic interval GCCTGCTCCGGCGGCGGGAGCGACCGCAGCGCCGTCGCCGGCCGGTGGAAGCGGTTCATGTGCGCCGGGTCGAGGAAGACCTCGGGCCCGTGGTGCTGCGCGAGACGCATCGTGTTCCGTCCCTTCTCGGCGACGAGGACGGCTGTGGCGACGATGAGGACGAGGGCGAGCTCGCTCGGTCCGCACATGGGTGTCCTGCTCCCTTTTCCGGGACCCGGGCCCGGACGGCGCGAGCGTGACGGTGGCGGCGCCCACAGGCGGGGCGCGACGGCCGGGAGCGGGTTCTGGAGGTGCGGCCCGCGGCGGGCGCACGGGTCTTTCATCCGGTGGCCCTCACTCGGGCCGACCGGAATGAGAGGGGTGTTCCTTCGGGCCCGCGGTGGCGTGGGAGCCGTGGGGATCGGTGGTGCGGACCACCAGGGGCGGTGTGCCACGGACGGCGGGGTCCTCATCGAGGCACTGGCGCAGACGGGGCAGCATGCCCCGGTCCAGGAGGGCCTGTTGCCAGTTCAGTCGTGACTGCTGCAGACGGGCTGCGTGTGCGGACTCGTCATCGCCGCGTATCGCCGTCCTCAACAGCGCGGCGAAGGCGAGGAGGGCGCTGATGCCCGCGATCAGCGTCAGGACCCATCCGGCGGTGACCAGTGAGCCGGGCAGCGCGCCTTCCGCGTCGGTCAGCTGGAGAAGGTAGCCGAGGACGAGCAGGACCGCGGCGGATGCGGCGGCCACAAGCGGGGTGAGCACTGTCAGGGCGGGCAGCAGGGTGCCGGCGGCGGGGTGTCGCGGGGGGCCGGGCCGTGCCGGCGTGCGCAGGGCGAGGTACGCGCCGTATTCCCCGGATGCCGCGGCGGCTATCTCGTCGGCGTCGCCGAGAGCCCGCAGGCGCAGGCGCGCGGTGGCCCGGCCGGTGGGGTCGGTGCTCAGTGCCTTCTGTACGTCCGCGGTGGTGAGTGCCAGGTTCAGTACCGCCTCGAAGTCCGGCCTGTCCTCCGGGCGAAGGCGCAGTGGATCGGCCACGTGGTCTCCTGCGGGTGGGATGTGTAGGTCGGGCGGTCGGAGCTGCGCGTCGACGCGCCGGACCTGGCCCTCGGGAGGGCCGGCCCGGCGTCGTCGTGGGAATGTCAGACGCCTACGCCGAAGTCGGCGGCGATACCGGACAGTCCTGAGGCGTAGCCCTGCCCGACGGCACGGAACTTCCACTCCGCACCGTTGCGGTAGAGCTCGCCGAAGATCATCGCGGTCTCGGTGGCGGCGTCCTCGGACAGGTCGTAGCGGGCGAGTTCCTGGTTGTCCGCCTGGTTGACGACGCGGATGAAGGCGTTGCGGACCTGGCCGAAGCTCTGGCCGCGGTTCTCCGCGTCGTGGATGGAGACGGGGAACACGATCCGGTCGACCTCGGCGGGCACGGCCGCGAGGTTCACCTTGACGCTCTCGTCGTCGCCCTCGCCCTCACCGGTGAGGTTGTCGCCGGTGTGCTCCACCGAGCCGTCGGGGCTCTTGAGGTTGTTGTAGAAGACGAAGTGCCGGTCCGACGGCACCTTGCCGGAGGCGTCGAGGAGGAGGGCGGAGGCGTCGAGGTCGTAGTCGGTGCCGGTGGTCGTGCGGACGTCCCAGCCGAGGCCGACCAGGACGGCGGTCAGACCCGGCGCCTCCTTGCTGAGCGAGACGTTGCCGCCCTTGGACAGGGAAACTCCCACTGCGTACTCCTTCTCGGCGGGTGAGGTCGAGGCCCGCGGCGCGGGCCCGAGTCAAGAATCTACAACACTGTAGAAAAACTGGGAGGAGGGCACGACCGCGTCCCGGTCGGCGTGTCTTGACGAAGCTCCTGGTCAGTCCCGCGAGTTGCCGAACAGCAGGCGGTGGGCGATGAGCAGTACGAGGGCGCCCGCGATGGCCGAACCCCAGGTCGCGGCATCGAAGAATTCCTGCTGTACCGGTCGGTCGAGGAGCTCCGCCGACAGCCGGCCGCCCACGAAGGCGCCGGCCACGCCGATGAGCGTCGTGCCGATGCAGCCGCCCGGATCGCGTCCGGGCAGGATGGCCTTGGCGATCGCTCCGGCGAGAAGTCCCAGTACCAGCCACGCGATGACACCCATCTCCCCGGCACTCCTTCCGGTGGTCCCTCTTGTGTGCGGGCATGCCTTGGGGCAGCTTAACTTCTACAATTATGTAGAGGTCATGGTGGGTGGGAGGGATGCGCCGGGAGCATGAGGCGCGTGGGGGCGTCTATACGATGTCCGCTCGGGAAACAGGCGGCGGCGGAAGGGAGGCGGGGTGTGACTGAGCAGCAGCGTCCCCGGCGGCGGGGGCAGGGCGAGCTGGAGGCGCTGGTCCTGGCGGCGCTGCGGGAGGCGGACGGCCCGGCGACGGCCGGCTGGGTGCAGGAGCGCCTGGGGGGCGGCCTCGCCTACACGACGGTCGTCACGATCCTGACCAGGCTGCTGGCCAAGGACGTGGTCACCCGGGAACGGGCGGGCCGGTCCTTCGCCTGGACCCCGGCCTCCGGCCATGCCGGTCTGGCCGCTCACAAGATGCGCCGGGTGCTGGACGCCGAGAGCGACCGGGAGGCGGTGCTGGCCAGCTTCGTCACCGGTCTCGGCCCGGATGACGAACGACTGTTGCGCGAGCTGCTGGGCCGGACCCGGAGCGAAGGGGAAGACTGAGACCTCATGGGGGTGTTCGTCTTTCTGCCGCTGGTCCTGCCGCTGACGGCCTGGCCGATCGCACGCCTGGCCGAGCAGCATCTCCACCCGCGCACCGCGACCAGGCTGCTGACCGCGGTGGCGGCGACGATGGCGGTGTGCAGCACGGTGTGCCTGGGGCTGGTGATGGTGGTCGGCACCGCCCAGCTGCCCGGCAACCCGCTGCCCGACGGCTGGTCCGACCCGGAGGTGCGGGCGGCGGTCCCCTATGACGAGGTCGCCGGCAAGGCGGCGATCCCCGCCCTGTGCGTGGTGCTCGTGGCGTGCGGGCGGACGCTGTG from Streptomyces sp. DH-12 carries:
- a CDS encoding TerD family protein, with the protein product MGVSLSKGGNVSLSKEAPGLTAVLVGLGWDVRTTTGTDYDLDASALLLDASGKVPSDRHFVFYNNLKSPDGSVEHTGDNLTGEGEGDDESVKVNLAAVPAEVDRIVFPVSIHDAENRGQSFGQVRNAFIRVVNQADNQELARYDLSEDAATETAMIFGELYRNGAEWKFRAVGQGYASGLSGIAADFGVGV
- a CDS encoding GlsB/YeaQ/YmgE family stress response membrane protein — its product is MGVIAWLVLGLLAGAIAKAILPGRDPGGCIGTTLIGVAGAFVGGRLSAELLDRPVQQEFFDAATWGSAIAGALVLLIAHRLLFGNSRD
- a CDS encoding BlaI/MecI/CopY family transcriptional regulator gives rise to the protein MTEQQRPRRRGQGELEALVLAALREADGPATAGWVQERLGGGLAYTTVVTILTRLLAKDVVTRERAGRSFAWTPASGHAGLAAHKMRRVLDAESDREAVLASFVTGLGPDDERLLRELLGRTRSEGED